TGTCATACGTCTAACCCGGAGTTACTGAGAATTCCGAACCCCACTCAGGTTTTAGCCAGGGATGCTAAGGAAATTCAGCAGGTGACTCGTTATTTAGTGGAGGGGGAAGCTTTACAAAAAAATGCCCTGATATAGCACTCTCTTAAAGTCCCCCAATTTTGGGGGATTTAGGGGGCAAATATTGCTGCCTGAGTCCCCCAATTTTGGGGGATTTAGGGGGCAAATATTGCTGCCTTAGAAATCATTCTAAACCCTATACATTTCAAGCCATCTAGCCCCCTAGCCCCCAACATTGGGGGGAAAATAAATAATTAGGACTTTTTAGGGCGATTGCTATTATCATTGGTATGCGAGCGCCTACTTTTGACACGCTATATATAACCTGCTTGCGTAAGTCCTGTATATGTCACCTCGAAACCGAATTCCAACTCATCCTGGGGAAATTTTATCGGAGGAATTTTTAATTCCTTTAAGTTTAACTCAAGTGGCTTTAGCAGAACATTTGGGGGTTCCGGTACAACGAATTAATGAAATTGTTAAAGGAAAACGAGGGATAACACCGGAAACGGCTTGGTTATTCGCTCAAGCGTTCCAAACTTCTCCTGAGTTTTGGATGAATTTACAAATCCAATATGATTTAACTTTAAATCAACCTAAAATTAAAACACCACCCATTATTTTAGCCCCAGGTTAAAAGTTTTTCCTAGATTTCTTGATTACCCGATTTCACCCTAACTTTTTTAATTCCTAATTCCCATGAACCCAGAACGCCGTTTAATTGAAGATTTTATTCCCATTCGAGAAATATCTGTTGAAGCCGCGAGAGAAAAATCGATTAGAAAGGGTCATATTTCAACCCTGCATTTATGGTGGGCTAGACGGCCCTTAGTGGCGGCGAGGGCTGCGGTTTTTGCTTCCTTAGTGGCGGCGCCAGAAAGCCACCAGAAACGCACGGCTTTGAAACAATTTATGATTGATTTATGTAAATGGGAAACGGGAACTCCGACGTTAGAAAAAGCTAGAAAACAAATTTTAGAAGCCCAAAAAGTTAGATTAAATTTACCAGAAAATACTCCCTTAGATGAAGTCCCACCGCCCAAGGTTTTAGATATGTTTGCCGGGGGTGGAGCAATTCCTTTAGAGGCGTTACGGTTAGGCTGTGAAACTTATGCGGTTGATTTAAACCCCGTTGCCCATATTATTGAATTATGTACGTTAGTTTATCCGCAAAAATATGGGAAAAATTTGGCGGATGAGGTGGAAAAATGGGGTAACTGGGTAATTGAAAAAGTGAGGGAGGAAATCGGGGATTTATATCCAGCAATTCGGGTGGGAGAAATATTAATTCCAGAAGGTGAACAGTTAGAATTATTTACTCAATCTCAACCGAAACAATGTAGAGACGTTGCATGCAACGTCTCTACAGGACAATCTTTAACTCCGGTTGCTTATTTATGGACAAGAACGGTTAAATGTCCTAACCCTAGTTGTGGGGCGACAGTTCCTTTAGTGCGACAAACTTGGTTATGTAAAAAAAGTAAAAAGTATGTAGCTTTGCAGGTTATTCCTAATTATGATACCAAGAAAGTAGAGTTTAAAGTTTTTGAATCTACTACAGAAAAAGGGTTAGGGTTTGACCCGTCTTCTGGAAGTACAAGAGGTAATTCTATTTGTCGTCATTGTGGAACAACGGTTCCCAGTAAACCCTATATTCAAGAACAGGGGAAAGCAGGGAAAATCGGTCAGCAATTAATGGCTATTGTTTGTACAACACAGGGAGAACAAGGCAAAACTTATTTAAGCGGTACAACATATCAACATTATATTCCTGATGATTTTGCTATTGCAAAACGGTTAGAAAAAATTGTTGAAGAAACAGGAATCAGCACGCCAGATGAACCTGTAAAAGTATGGTCTGGTGTTTTTAATGCCCCTCTTTATGGTTTAGATAAATTTGAAAAGTTATTTACTTCGCGTCAATTATTATCGTTAATGACGTTTGTTAAATGGGTAAAATTAGCACACCAGGAAATGTTACAGCAGGGATATGAGGAGGAATTAGCAAAGGCAATTGTTACTTATTTATGCTTAGGAATAGGTAAAGTTTTGGATAGACTTTCCGCTCTTGGAGTGTGGTATACAGGAGGAGAAAAGCTTCAAAGTCCAGTAGCTAGTGGTCGTTTACCGATGTGTTGGGATTTTCCAGAAGCTAATCCTTTAGAAAAAGGTTCGGGTGGTTGGGAAAAAGGACAAGAGTATTTAATTTCAACCCTGCGAAAATTGGGAGAAATTAGTAATCTAGCAAGTGCTAAAAGGCAGCCTTGCCAAAAATTAGATTTACCCGATTTTAGCTTAGATGCGATTATTACAGACCCACCTTATTTCGATGCAATTCCGTATGCTGACCTTTCTGATTACTTCTATGTATGGTTTAAACGTTCAATAGGCTATTTGTATCCTGAACATTTTTCAGGACAATTAACGCCTAAAAAAAATGAAGCTACTATGGAACCTTCTCGGCATGGCGGAGATAAAAAGAAAGCTGCTAAAGCTTATGAAGACATAATGCACCAAGCCTTTTGTGAAGCCAACCGAGTCCTAAAAGATGGGGGAATGATGGTTGTCGTTTATGCTCATAAAACAACCGCCGGATGGTCAACTTTAATTGATTCTTTAAGACGGGCAAAATTTACAATTACAGAAGCATGGCCGTTAGATACTGAACAGCAAGGCGGGTTAAGAAGTCTTCGGGCTTCTCTGGCTTCTAGTATTTTTTTAGTGGCTAGAAAACGCACCAATACAGAAATTGGTGATTATGCAATGGACGTACAACCGCAACTCAAAAGCATAATTCAAGACCGAGTAAAAAGCTTAATGTCAGAAGGAGTAGCCGGGGCAGATTTAATTATTGCTTGTGTCGGTGCGGGGTTACGCGCTTATACTCAATATGATAAAGTTGAACTACCAAACGGGGATGAATTAGATGCCAATTCCTTCTTAGATGAAGTCCAGAAAGAAGTCTTAGAAACCGTGTTAACAGAAGTCTTACTTTGCGATAAAAAAGGCGTGAGTTTTGTTGATAAACCCACCCAATATTATATTTTAGCGCGTTATGAATATGGGGAAGCCGTTGTTGAATTTGATGAAGCCAATACTTTAGCCAGAGGCGTTGGCGTTGAACTCGATAGTTTAGGAGGTTTAACCGAGGGTAAATTATCCTTAGTTAAGAAAACTAAAAATCAAGTACAATTACAGGATTATAGTCAACGGGGCGAATTTGAAGATTTAGGAATTCAGAAAACTGAAAAACAACAAAAATTTAACGAAACCCCCCAGACTATCGGTTCACCTCCAACGTTAATAGATATTCTGCATCGGTTACTCTGGTTAGCGGAACATCAACCCCAAAACGTTAATAATTTCTTAGCCCAAAGTATGCCCGATGCAACTCAATTAAAATTAGTCGCCCAAGCGTTAGGAGGACGAGCGTTAACCCCAGAAGCGGGAACCACAGAAACCCTTTCTAACCGTACCAAAGAACAGCAAGCTATTGATACTTTATTAGCCTCTTGGAAACGGTTAGTTGAGGATAATTTATTTACCCAACGAAGGTCTTGAATTAGTTATCAGTAGAGACGTGCCATGGCGCGTCTGTTATTAGTTAACTCAAGTCAATGATCCCCCCTAACCCCCCTTAAAAAGGGGGGGACAGGAGATCCAAATCTGCATTAACAAGGGGGGACAGGAGATCTAAGTCTGCATTAACAAAGAGAAAAAAAAGGAGATCAAAGTCCCCCTTTTTAAGGGGGATTTAGGGGGATCTAATCTAGGCTACAATCAGAGGTTTTCGGCTTAAGCTGACACCAATTAGTCTTCCCGCCCATGATCAGTTATCAGTAATTAATTGCTTCCAAATTGTTGTTTATTTCCCTAAAAAATTATGACCGCTTATCAATTAAAACCCTGGACACAAGTTGTTACTCCCCATCCTGATATTCTCGATGGTAAATTAGATAATGCCACTTATGCCGCTAACTTAGGCAGTGTAATTCGTCAAGAACCAAAATGCCCTCGGTTGTATCGAGATGCCCGTGATTTCTTTAACTCCACCTATCTAACCGGAGAACTCCGAGGTATTTTAGCTGATGTTCTCAAAGGGTTACAGGGAGATGCCGGAAACCGAGTGATACAACTGCGAACCCCCTTTGGCGGAGGGAAAACCCACACATTGTTAAGTCTCTACCATCTCACTAAAAACCGCGAACAATTGCGAGGAATTTCTCAGTTAGATGCCTTGCCTGACCCTGGGGAGGTGACGGTGGCTGCGTTTACGGGGTTAGATATTAGTGTTTCAACCGGAGAGCAAATCGAAAACGGCCCCCACATTCTCACCCCTTGGGGATATTTAGCTTGGCAAATTGGGGGAATTGAAGCCTATCAATTAATAGAAGCAGACGATAAAAACCGCACCGCACCAGGTAATAACGATTTAAGAAAAATAATCGGAGATAAACCCACTCTTATCCTCATGGATGAATTTTTAGTTTATATTGAAAACGCCATGGGAATCACCCTTGGAGACTCTACCTTTGGGCGACAAATTCTAACTTTTATACAGAAACTTACAGAAGTCGTGCGAGAATTGCCTAAAACAGTTTTAGTTTATTCTCTACAAGCTAGTGTGCAAGAAGCGATAGGAAATGAAGGGTTATTAAGTGTTTTAGATAAACTCGTTAGTCGTATTGATGCGAAAAAAGAACCCGTCTCTGGGGATGAAGTGATGGAGGTGGTGCGAAAACGGTTATTTACTGATATTGGGAATACAGAAATTATTGCCGAAGTCGCCCGTCAGCAAGCGGCATTATTTCGGAAATTTCGGGAAAGTTACACCACCACAAACCGAGAAAAACAGGAAGTTGAACAGCAAGCCAAACTATTAGAAGAACGAATTAAGTTAAGTTATCCGTTTCACCCGGATTTGTTGGATTTAATGTATCATCGTTGGGGCAGTTTACCCAGTTATCAACGCACGAGGGGAGCGTTACAATTTTTGGCTTCGATGGTTTATGCGTTGCGAGAAAAAAATGACCTGTCTTGGTTAATTTCACCGGGAAATGTTCTGTTTGACCATGAAGCGGTGAGGAGTGCTTTTTTTAGTCAAGTCGGTGAACGCGATAATTATAGTGCAGTCATGGCGGCTGATTTAATTGGCAGAAAAGCTAAGGTGAATTTTGTAGACCAACGAATTGCTCAAGATGTTCCAACTAAGTCTAATTTGAAGGTTGGGAGTCGTTTGGCTTCTGCGATTTTAATGTATTCGTTTGGGGCGAGAGGTGGGGAAGAAAGGGGGGTTTTTGAACAGGAAATTGTGGGCGCTTGTTTAGCTCCGGGTTTAGATAGAAATACAATTGTTACAGTGTTAAATGATTTACGAGAAGAATTGCTTTATCTGCATTATGTTGGACAGCGTTATCGGTTTGAAACCAAAGCGAATTTGAATAAATTAGTCACGGATGAGGAAAATAAAATTGCGGGTGATGATGTTTTAGAACGCATTCAGGGGGATTTGAAAAATAGTTTAAAAACTGCTCAGGGTAAGGTGGTTTTATGGCCGAAGGATTCGAGTGCAATTCCTGACCATATTAATCAGTTTTGTACAGTTTATTTAGATGCAAGTTGGGCGGAAAAAAGCACAGAGGCTTTACAAGAAGATGGTATGAGATGGTTAGAAAATCGGGGTAATGATAAACGGGATTATAAAAATGCCATTGCTTTTGTTATTCCTAATGCTATCCAATTTGATAAAGCCAGAAAAGCGGCTCGAACGTTATTGGCGGTGAATTCTTTAGTCAAGGATAAAGATAAACATAAGTTTTCTATTGAGGATTTGGATGAGTTAAAAGCAAAAGCCAAGGATGCTACATCAAGTTTAGATGCGGGTTTACGTCGTCTCTATGAACAAATTTTATTGCCTTTACGTCCCCAGGAACAAGCCCAAATTCGCTTAGAGATGGTGGATTTACAATCTCAAATTAATACCAGTCAAAATTTACAAGATAGGGTGTTAGATGCGTTAAAAAGTTATGTGTTTAATTCAATTACGGTTGCTAAAATTATTAGTTATTCTCAGATTAATGAATCTGAAATCGGGGTAATTCAGGGAGATGAGTTAATTAGTTATTTTTTCCGGTTTCCGGGTTATCCTAAGTTATTAAGTGATGAACCGATTAAGAAAGCTATCTTAGGAGCGATCGCAGATGGTAATATGGGTTATGTTCCTAAACTGAAGATTGTGGGGGATAGTGTCGCAATTGATAAGCCAGAATTAATTAGTTTTAATCGCCATATTCCAGCAGATGAATTAGATTTATCGGGTTATTTATTAGCACCCCGTATTGTTGAACAGTTTCAACAACCTTGTCCTGAGCCTGAGAATGATGAAACTCAATCGGATTCTACTAACTATTCTGATTCGTTAACGGGAAATACAGGTTCAAAGGTTGCAGAACAAAAACCTACAGTTGAATACAAGTCAGCTAATAGCAGTTTAACTCGTACAGTAATAGCTGATATTGTGGATGGTAAACAAGCTGCTAAACGCTATACTCTGAGTTCAATTCTGAATAAAGCCCAAGTTTTTGAATTTTTTGAAATGTTGCAAAGGTTATCTGATAAAGCGGATGATATGAGTATTAAGATTGAAATTAAAGCGTCTACTAAGGGAGAGTTTGACCAAAATTGGATTCGGAATGCAATTGAAGAACCTTTAGATGAGATGGATATTCAGGCAAATACTAAACTGGAGTAAAAAACAACGTTATTTAATCAAAATACGCCAGATCAAGAATGCCGAATTTATACATAATTTGTGGTGCAAATGGGTCAGGAAAAACCACCGCAGCTTTACAAATTCTCCCCAACTTCCTAGAAGTGTTTGAATATGTAAATGCCGATGAAATTGCTGCGGGGCTTTCACCCTTTAATCCTGAATCCGTAGCGATTCAAGCCGGACGATTAATGTTAGAAAGACTCGAAACTTTAGTTAATGCTGAAGCTGATTTTGCGTTTGAAACTACTTTAGCAACTCGCAGTTATGCCCGTTTTTTGAGAAACTGTAAAAATAAAGGGTATGAGATAAACTTAATTTATTTTTGGTTACAAAGCCCGGAATTAGCGATCGCCAGGGTACGCAGACGGGTAGAAAGCGGTGGTCATAATATCCCAGAAGATGTTATTCGCCGTCGTTATGAGCGGGGACGGAAAAACCTAACAAATTTGTATTTATCCCTCTGTAATCGCTGGATAGTTTATGATAACTCTAATCTCTATTTGCAGATTATAGCTGAATGCCCTTTTAGCCAAGACCCGATTATTTATCAACCTCAATTGTGGACACAAATTACAACTTCTAACGATGAATAAACCGATTCCTGATAAATTATCAAGCCTAATTGACACAGGTGTAAAACTGGCTATTGCTAAAGCCGTAGATAGACATCGGAAATTAGGAGAATCAATTAGTATTTGGCAGGATGGAAAAGTTGTCACCTTAAGCGCAGATGAAATTCCTCAGTCTCCATCCCATCATCAAAGTTAGTTGTTATTTTAAATCTAATTGATGTTATGGCAAAATCAACGATTCGTTATTGGAATCCGTTAAACCTAAAACATCAGGGACAATGGAAACCGATTCCAGGGTTTCAGGACTTACGCAAGGACGCTATATATAGGGAATTAAGGATCAGGCGATCGCCTGATTCAGACAGAAGCGCGAAAGGTTTAGTATTGTCAAACACCTTAATTAGTAGCGCTATATGCCGGATTAATCACAGCGATCGCAACGGCCCTTAACGGTGATTTCATAAGCATTGATCCGAAACCCTGACGGTAAGGGGTTAAGCTGTAAATTTTTGAACACATCCCACTCTAAATCCCGAATTTGACCGCAACCTTCACAGACAAAATGGTGATGGGGTTCTACCTTGGCATCATAACGAGTTACTCCTTCATCCAAAAGCACCTCCCGCACTAATCCCACTTCCCGCAAAACGCTCAAAGCACTATAAACACTGGCTTTAGAGGCAATAGGTAATTCTCGATTAATCTCGGTGAGAATCTCATCCACTGTGGGATGGTCGCAACGGGACAAGAGATTAGCATAAACCGCAAACCGTTGCGGGGTAATGCGTAGCCCCTTCTGTTTCATCTGTTGACTGATCTCAGCCGTTCTATTCTGACCTTCCATAACTCCGTGTGACGTTGTATTGAATCTTCTTGTAAATATCATAACGTTTATCTTTAGTTACTCAACTTTACATAAATTTAATTCTTGCCCTTGACAAAATCAAAACTAAGAATTATTCTTAGATATGACAAGCTCAAGACGAGGAGACACTAATGGACTTATCGAACGCACAAACCGCCAAAAACCTTGAAGCTGCTTTTGGTGGGGAATCAATGGCGAACCGCAAATATCTGTTTTTCGCAGAAGTCACCAAAAAACTAGGGATGGGGGATTTGTCCAAACTGTTTCGAGAAACCGCAAACCAAGAAACAGAACACGCTTTTGCCCATTTCCGCCTGCTGCATCCTGAATTAGTCGTCACTGACCCCGAAGCCTTATCCGATGAAGAAAAGAAAAAAATCGCGGCCCGGTGTTTGGAGTTAGCGATTGAAGGGGAAACCTACGAATACACCACAATGTACCCCGAATTTACCGCCCAAGCCGTTATTGATCGAGATGAAAATGCGGTAGCAGAATTCAAAGAACAAGAAGCCGAATCTCGTGAACACGCCGGAATTTTCCGCAAAGCAGTCTCTAACTTTGGTTTTTTAACTCCCATTGAACATCATCACGCTAACCAATATACCGAAGCCCTGAACGCTTTAGATGGAGTCGCAGCAACACCAAAATCAGCGAGTTCCGATCCTCAAACTCAAAAATGGATTTGTCGTCAATGTTCGATGATTTATGATCCTGTTATGGGTGATCCTGATTCTGGAGTCGCCCCCGGAACACCTTTTGAAGCTATTCCTGATGATTGGTCTTGTCCGATTTGTGGCGCGACTAAAAAGACTTTTATGGTTTACGAAGAAGCGATCGCAGCTTAATCCCAGAAACCGGGTTTCTGAAACTATCTGGATTTGATGCAATTAATTGAATTAGAAACCCGGTTTCTTGAGTTTTTGCGATCGCAGCCTAATCTTAGAAACCGGGTTTCTGAAAATATCTGAACTTTTTTATTAAGGATTTTCTAACAATAAAGCTCTAAAACCAGCTTGTATAAAATGAAAGTCAGCCGTTACCGCATTGATTAAACCTTGATCTGCCATAACAATAAATGAAATACAGTCTGTTAAACCCCAAGTTTTATCAGGGCGTGCTTCATAAACTTGAAGTGCACGAATTAGTAACTTTGTATCTACAGTAACAACATAAATATTGTCTGTCTCATAACATTGTTGAATAAATCTAACAGCATGATACTGATCACGAGGATTTAATAAAGCTTGAATAAAAACCGTATCTAGTAGTAAACGGGAATTGCTCATTGAGAATTATCTGGGTAACGTTTTGCTGTTCCATATAGATAATGATCATGATTGATTGACCAATCTTGAGAAGCCTCAACAGTTCCCATTATTGATTCTAAGACATCCCAAGCATTTTGTTGATTTTGAACAAAAGTTACCTTTTGCTCAGTTTCTTCTTCTTCGTGTTCTGTATTCCCTTCAGTATGCAGATAAGTTTGTAACCATTCTGCCAGTTGACGGACTTCAATAGCGGATAATTTTTGAATAGCCGCTTCAACTTCTGTTAGTGAATTCATCCTATTTTAGCGGTTAAGTAACAATTTGATTTTAACATTATTTTTAAATCCCTCGTTCCCTCGTTTCTAGGCTCTACTCTTAGAAACCGGGTTTCTCACAATATCTGGATTTGATGCAATTATTGAATTAGAAACCCGGTTTCTTGAGTTTTTGCGATCGCCCTACAGAAACCCGGTTTCTTGAGGATCTAGGAAATTTGAATATTTCTAACAGGAACGTGATGCTCTGCTAAATAACTCTTAATTTCTCCCACGCTTAATTGACCATAATGCAATAACGACGCTAACAGCGCGGCTTCGGCTTTCCCCTGGGTTAACGCTTCATAAATATGCTCACAAGTACCAGCGCCCCCGGATGCAATTACCGGAATTTCCACAGATTCAGCAATTTTTCGCGTTAATTCCAAGTCATATCCCGCCTGGGTGCCATCGGCGTCCATACTCGTAACTAGGAGTTCCCCGGCGCCCCGTTGGGTGACTTCTTCAGCCCATTTGAGAGCATCAATTCCCGTATTTTCCCGACCTCCACGCACATAAACATCCCAACCGGGATTATCAAGATCAGTCCGACGCCGAGCATCAATTGCTACCACAATACACTGTACTCCAAAGCGATCGCTGGCCCGATTAATCAAGTTAGGATCACGAACTGCCGCCGAATTAATACTGACTTTATCGGCTCCGGCTCTTAACAAATTTTTAATCATTTCTAAGTTTTGAATTCCACCCCCGACGGTTAAGGGAATAAACACCTGTTCGGCGGTGCGATAGACCACATCAAAAATAATATCTCGGTCTTCATGGGTAGCGGTAATATCCAGAAAGACTAATTCATCGGCTCCTGCATCGTTATAAGCCGCCGCCAACTCCACCGGATCTCCAGCATCTTTCAAATCAACAAAATTAACTCCCTTCACCACTCGACCCGCTTTAACATCTAAACAAGGCAAAATTCGTTTCGCAAGCATAATCACGCTTTGTGCATTGGGACAGCAAAATTTAGGGCAAAAATCCCTGGTTTCAGTTTATAGCAATTGTAGCCCGTCAACTCGGCTTAAGTTTATGAGGGAATCAGCAACCGGAACCGGATCAATATTGTGTTGCTGGAAGTAAGAAGCAGTTAGAAGTCATAAAAAATGAGGGGAATAAAAAATGGGCTTTCAGTTCATCCGTTATGGGGTTTTTAAAATCAGTTTTTCAGTCATAGTTAGCCTAATATTTAATTTAATTTTTAACGCTAAAATTATGGCGTTGACGGCTCAGGAAATTAACCGCATCAGTCAACCGATTACGGTATTAATTGAGGGTTTAAATCCAGGTTCAGGGGTAATTATTGCCAAAAATGAGAATATTTATTATGTATTAACGGCGAATCATGTTGTTAAAACTCCCGATGAATATTCGGTAATTACTGTTGATGGTGAACAATATCCAATTGATTACAATCAAGTAATTAAATTCCCTGGAATTGATTTAGCAATTTTGTCCTTTAGGAGTGAAAAAAACTATTCTATTGCCCAGTTAGGAGATTATAATTATGATAGAACATCTCAATATATTTTTATTTCAGGATGGCCTGATTCTAAATTACCTATTGCTGACCGCAGACGAGTCTTTACAGCCGGATTATTAATCAATGAAGCGGAAAAAGCCCCGTTAATTAAAGAACCATTTACCAGAGGATATGATCTATTTTATACGAATCGAACCCAAGTGGGAATGAGTGGATCTCCGATTTTAGATACGGAGGGAAGGGTAATTGGAATTCATGGGAAATCAGAAGGACAAATCTTTGAAAATCCAGAGTTAGGATCGGTTTCCCGTGTTACATTAGGATACAGTGCCGGAATTCCGATTCAGAAGTTTTTACAATCAGGAATTGTATTAAATTTAAACGTAACTCGTCAATCTCCTTCCCCCCTAAAAGCAACGGAATTAGACTCAATTCATCAGGTTTTAACTATTCCTCAATTGGGGGGAGAATCAACGGCTTTAGATTGGTCAAATCGGGGGAATCAATTCTATCGTTTAGAACAATGGCAAGAGGCGTTAAAAGCCTTTGATCAAGCGATTACAATTCAATCTAATTTTTATCCGGCTTGGTACGGACGGGGGAATACTTTAGCACAATTAAAACAGTATTCAGAAGCGATTCAATCCTATTCTAAAACAACACAAATTCAGCCAAATTTTTATTTGGCTTGGCGAGAGAAAGGTAAGGTTTTGATTAAATTACAAGAATATGAAGATGCGTTATTAGCTTGGAATATAGCCATTAAAATTAAACCCGATGATTATCAAATTTGGTATCTGCGGGGAAATCTATTAATGAATCATTTAAAACAGGATCAAGAGGCGATTCAATCCTATAATCAAGTTATTAATTTAAAGCCGGATTTTGTTAATGCTTGGACAAATCGAGGCATGGCTTATTATCGATTACAAAATTATGAGGAAGCAATTTTATCATTTGAGCAGTCTTTAAAGTTAGATAATAAACAGGAAAAAATTTGGCAGTTACGGGGAGAAATATTACTAAAATTACAACTTTATTCTCAAGCGTTAACTTCGGCTGAAAATGCTTTAGCTTTAAACTCCCAAAATCCGCAACTTTGGATGTTAAAAGCTGAAATTTTAGCTAAAATGAAGGAATACCAACAAGCTCGAACTTCTGCATTAAGGGCGTTAAGATTTCAACCGCGCGATCGAGAAATTATTAATTTTATTCGTTCTTTAAGTTCACCCCATTAATGTTAACTTAACCCACGTTAGCCCTGAACTAAAGTTCGGGCTAAGAGCTAAAGTCATCTAAAGATGACTAAGAT
Above is a window of Planktothrix serta PCC 8927 DNA encoding:
- a CDS encoding HigA family addiction module antitoxin, whose amino-acid sequence is MSPRNRIPTHPGEILSEEFLIPLSLTQVALAEHLGVPVQRINEIVKGKRGITPETAWLFAQAFQTSPEFWMNLQIQYDLTLNQPKIKTPPIILAPG
- a CDS encoding DUF1156 domain-containing protein; this encodes MNPERRLIEDFIPIREISVEAAREKSIRKGHISTLHLWWARRPLVAARAAVFASLVAAPESHQKRTALKQFMIDLCKWETGTPTLEKARKQILEAQKVRLNLPENTPLDEVPPPKVLDMFAGGGAIPLEALRLGCETYAVDLNPVAHIIELCTLVYPQKYGKNLADEVEKWGNWVIEKVREEIGDLYPAIRVGEILIPEGEQLELFTQSQPKQCRDVACNVSTGQSLTPVAYLWTRTVKCPNPSCGATVPLVRQTWLCKKSKKYVALQVIPNYDTKKVEFKVFESTTEKGLGFDPSSGSTRGNSICRHCGTTVPSKPYIQEQGKAGKIGQQLMAIVCTTQGEQGKTYLSGTTYQHYIPDDFAIAKRLEKIVEETGISTPDEPVKVWSGVFNAPLYGLDKFEKLFTSRQLLSLMTFVKWVKLAHQEMLQQGYEEELAKAIVTYLCLGIGKVLDRLSALGVWYTGGEKLQSPVASGRLPMCWDFPEANPLEKGSGGWEKGQEYLISTLRKLGEISNLASAKRQPCQKLDLPDFSLDAIITDPPYFDAIPYADLSDYFYVWFKRSIGYLYPEHFSGQLTPKKNEATMEPSRHGGDKKKAAKAYEDIMHQAFCEANRVLKDGGMMVVVYAHKTTAGWSTLIDSLRRAKFTITEAWPLDTEQQGGLRSLRASLASSIFLVARKRTNTEIGDYAMDVQPQLKSIIQDRVKSLMSEGVAGADLIIACVGAGLRAYTQYDKVELPNGDELDANSFLDEVQKEVLETVLTEVLLCDKKGVSFVDKPTQYYILARYEYGEAVVEFDEANTLARGVGVELDSLGGLTEGKLSLVKKTKNQVQLQDYSQRGEFEDLGIQKTEKQQKFNETPQTIGSPPTLIDILHRLLWLAEHQPQNVNNFLAQSMPDATQLKLVAQALGGRALTPEAGTTETLSNRTKEQQAIDTLLASWKRLVEDNLFTQRRS
- a CDS encoding ATP-binding protein; the protein is MTAYQLKPWTQVVTPHPDILDGKLDNATYAANLGSVIRQEPKCPRLYRDARDFFNSTYLTGELRGILADVLKGLQGDAGNRVIQLRTPFGGGKTHTLLSLYHLTKNREQLRGISQLDALPDPGEVTVAAFTGLDISVSTGEQIENGPHILTPWGYLAWQIGGIEAYQLIEADDKNRTAPGNNDLRKIIGDKPTLILMDEFLVYIENAMGITLGDSTFGRQILTFIQKLTEVVRELPKTVLVYSLQASVQEAIGNEGLLSVLDKLVSRIDAKKEPVSGDEVMEVVRKRLFTDIGNTEIIAEVARQQAALFRKFRESYTTTNREKQEVEQQAKLLEERIKLSYPFHPDLLDLMYHRWGSLPSYQRTRGALQFLASMVYALREKNDLSWLISPGNVLFDHEAVRSAFFSQVGERDNYSAVMAADLIGRKAKVNFVDQRIAQDVPTKSNLKVGSRLASAILMYSFGARGGEERGVFEQEIVGACLAPGLDRNTIVTVLNDLREELLYLHYVGQRYRFETKANLNKLVTDEENKIAGDDVLERIQGDLKNSLKTAQGKVVLWPKDSSAIPDHINQFCTVYLDASWAEKSTEALQEDGMRWLENRGNDKRDYKNAIAFVIPNAIQFDKARKAARTLLAVNSLVKDKDKHKFSIEDLDELKAKAKDATSSLDAGLRRLYEQILLPLRPQEQAQIRLEMVDLQSQINTSQNLQDRVLDALKSYVFNSITVAKIISYSQINESEIGVIQGDELISYFFRFPGYPKLLSDEPIKKAILGAIADGNMGYVPKLKIVGDSVAIDKPELISFNRHIPADELDLSGYLLAPRIVEQFQQPCPEPENDETQSDSTNYSDSLTGNTGSKVAEQKPTVEYKSANSSLTRTVIADIVDGKQAAKRYTLSSILNKAQVFEFFEMLQRLSDKADDMSIKIEIKASTKGEFDQNWIRNAIEEPLDEMDIQANTKLE
- a CDS encoding Fur family transcriptional regulator gives rise to the protein MKQKGLRITPQRFAVYANLLSRCDHPTVDEILTEINRELPIASKASVYSALSVLREVGLVREVLLDEGVTRYDAKVEPHHHFVCEGCGQIRDLEWDVFKNLQLNPLPSGFRINAYEITVKGRCDRCD
- a CDS encoding rubrerythrin family protein; translation: MDLSNAQTAKNLEAAFGGESMANRKYLFFAEVTKKLGMGDLSKLFRETANQETEHAFAHFRLLHPELVVTDPEALSDEEKKKIAARCLELAIEGETYEYTTMYPEFTAQAVIDRDENAVAEFKEQEAESREHAGIFRKAVSNFGFLTPIEHHHANQYTEALNALDGVAATPKSASSDPQTQKWICRQCSMIYDPVMGDPDSGVAPGTPFEAIPDDWSCPICGATKKTFMVYEEAIAA
- a CDS encoding type II toxin-antitoxin system VapC family toxin yields the protein MSNSRLLLDTVFIQALLNPRDQYHAVRFIQQCYETDNIYVVTVDTKLLIRALQVYEARPDKTWGLTDCISFIVMADQGLINAVTADFHFIQAGFRALLLENP
- the hisF gene encoding imidazole glycerol phosphate synthase subunit HisF yields the protein MLAKRILPCLDVKAGRVVKGVNFVDLKDAGDPVELAAAYNDAGADELVFLDITATHEDRDIIFDVVYRTAEQVFIPLTVGGGIQNLEMIKNLLRAGADKVSINSAAVRDPNLINRASDRFGVQCIVVAIDARRRTDLDNPGWDVYVRGGRENTGIDALKWAEEVTQRGAGELLVTSMDADGTQAGYDLELTRKIAESVEIPVIASGGAGTCEHIYEALTQGKAEAALLASLLHYGQLSVGEIKSYLAEHHVPVRNIQIS